AGGCGCGAAGCCCACGCCGATAAGAGAAAACATGTCATCCGTATCGCGCGGCTCTAGGTCCAGCTTCTTCACGCCCGCGGGGTCGCCGGCGAAGTGCTGGATGTTGTAGTCGAGATAGTGGCTCTGGTTTTCGTCGTAGATCATGAAGAGGCTGAGGAATTCGCGATCCACATCCTTGGGGGTGCCGTCCGGCCGGGCCATGCCCTTGCCAGTCACAATGATCGCCCCGATCAGGCCGCTGTTGACGTCGCGCATTTCTTCGGTGTGCGAGTGGTAGAGCCAGACGATCGAGCTGGGATCGCTCGGGCCGGGTCCGGCGCGCTGGGGAATCTTCCAGGTATAGACGTGGATGCTGCCGGGCGGCACCGCGTCATCGGCCTTGTCGGCGCCGCTGGTCCCGTCGTTGTACAGCGCGCCTTCGGAGTCCTTGTTGTAGAAGACGCCGTGCGGGTGCATGCCGTAGGGCCGGGATGCGTGGTTCTTAAAGACCACGCGGATGGTGTCGCCGACTTCGCCACGCAGGACCGGGCCGAGACTCCCCAAGTACTGCTGGTCGGCCGGGCGCGGCTTGAGCTGGGCAAAAGTGTCGTCGGTGTATTCACGATAGAGCGCCTTGCGGTAGATGTGGCCGATGCGCTGCGGGCCGCCCTCCACGAATGTCTTGGCGTAACCCGCGAAGGGCTTGCCGGTGATCCTGTCGAGACCGTCGGGCGTGTAGTCCCAGTCCACTTCATCGGCGGCGACAAAGTAGGTGTGGACTTTGCCTCCGCTTGGCGCCCTTTGCGCTGCGGCGCGAGCAGACGCCGGCGCAATGGCCAAGAGAATCTGCCCGAGCACAACGAGGCTCCAGACTACGGCTTTCCGGACCAGCATGGATGTCCCTCCAGTATTCGGTGAGCCGTGACCTCACCTCGCCCCACTGTTGTGCCTCTTGGAAGGCGTGTGGCGCTTGTGGCGGTCACGCATTCTAGCCCGCCGCTTTCGACTGTGCCACTTTATTGTGGCTGGATCGCCGCGGTCGAAGCTGTTCTGGGCGCTGTCGAGTGCGGAACTGCGTAGGACACGATCGCTGGCGAGAACAGCCCTTCCCAGCAAATGACCAGTGTCGTTGGCGAGATGGGGATTTCTCGCCAACAATCGGATCGACGGATGCCAGAAACGGCAGACTTCTGGACAGTTCAACAGCCTGCAAGAAGAAAGCCGCCCCGCAGGGCGGCTGCACAACGACTCCTGAGACGTTATCGGCGTACCTTCCGGCGCAGTGTGCCTGCGATCCCGAACCGTCCGGACCCAACAGCGACAGCGATCCTGGCTCGGGGACTTCGGTCGAGGTGCTGATGAAAAAGATCTGGTTGTCACCACCGCCGAAGGCCCCGAAGACCAGACAGAATTGGCCCGGGTGCGATCGTGCGGCCGCGCAGCGCACCCGTGCCGATCCGAAGCAGCAGAAGGGGGAGGTCTTCTGCGCTGACGCTCGACGCTAGGCCGCCCAGCGCTTCCGAATGCGGAAGGCAATTGCCGTCAGACCGCTGCCGAAGAGCGCCAGGGAGCCGGGCTCGGGTACCTGAGCACCGCCCTCCTGGATGTCCCACCCGATAGCGGGATGCCAGCTGGCAGTATCAGTCTCGATCAGCGCCCCCGCATCATAGAAATAGATGGTGAATGACAAGGGGTCGTTGGGACTGCCGCTAAATAGCGCGCTAAAAGTCAGATCGGTGAGGGTATTGCCGGTGGCGGTGGCGTACCAGGGGAACACAAAGTTTGCCCCCCAGCTTCCATTACTGAAGCCATTCGTCCCCGGACTTTCGAGAGTGCCGCTGAGCATGACGATCCCAAAGCTGTCAAAAGTCATGTTGAACGCGTGGAATCCCTGCTGCCAGCTCCCGAAGACAACCGGATCGCCGACCGCCACAGTGTCTGCGACGGCGGTGCCGGCACAGACGAACAGCACCACGGCGAGAGACAAAATGCAAAGAGTTTTCACAGAAAACCTCCAGTATGTATATGTATTTGTCTTGCACGGGCCCAATTTCCTAAAACAAAACTCTGTCGTCGCGGGATTGCGGCGCGGCTGGTTTGCCGCCCGCCGACCCGCAATCGTCTTGTCAGAGCCGAAGCGGAACCGAGAGATCCGCCCCATCAGATCCGGACCTTACGGCGCACCAAGCCGGCAGCGGCGAAGAGCCCTGATCCAAACAGCATCAGCGACGATGGTTCGGGCACACCGATGAATGGCTGCGGAATGCCGTAGGGATATCCGTGAGCTACGTCATAGTCCGCAACGACCGGGATGTAGAACAAATCGGGAGTCTGGTAGCCGGGATTGGCAGCCAGAAAGGCGTCCACGATAGGCTTCCAAACACCGTCGAAGCCGCCGCCCAGACCCAAGGCCGCCCAGACGTCGTTCTGGATGGCCGCGTTTCCAGGATTCTTGAGCAGCAGATCGGCGAACAGGGCAGCCATATTCCACTTGTTTGGGTTCTGAGTGAAATATGGATTGGTATTGATGTCGGCGATGGTGTAAACCTGCGCGGTCCAGGATTCGCCCATGGTGATGAAATTCACGTCGGAGCCGCACGCCAATTGCTGCACGCTGCCGTTGACCTTCATGTCGTAGGGACCGATTTGGCCGTACGGAGTGCCCACCAGTTGCAGGGTCACGGTGTCGGCGACCGCGGCGGTCGCCACCGCCATCAGAACGAGAACGAATAACCATTTCTTCATGTTCATTGCCTCCTGTTTCATCACAGCGGTATCAGAGCTGTTTCCTCCTCAACGCAAGTTCGTGGACGGAACGCCAGCGCGCGGCTCGCGTTCCGCCCGAGGTCACGTGGCTCGGAGGTGCTCGAGCCGGAGCGCGCGTCTGGCCGGCCAGAACCCCCAGTAGCGCCGCATGCAGGTGCGACAACGGAATGGGCGAAGCACAAGGAACGGAAGCACCGTCCATTCGAACCATCCGTCGCGGCGGGAGCTGCTGACGTGGCCACTTCCGCAGGTGGGGCAGCGGCGGTGCAGGTGGTATCGAATCTTCATCTCCATATCTCCTGAGAAGGGGCCCTACCGCATCCCTGCCGGGGACGCGCGGGATGCAGAAAACTCGTCAAGGACATCCGAGATGACTCCACTCCCGATCACAGCCGGGAGGCGTTGCCCTCGCTTTCGGTGGGGTTCAGAAGGAATACGTGGTCCTTCCCGTCAAGCAACCCCACTCCTACAATCTGGCCCTGGTCGTTGATCCCCACCGCCTGGAGGAGCTCCCAGCGATGGGCATCGACGAGAAGCTGGTTGAGGTCGTACATCACGCCCCCGGTAACGAGAAACGCGTGAAAGGTGTCATTTCCGGCGGTGAGTGATCCCCCGACGATCTGTCCGGCATTGTTGATGCCGTGGGCGGCGCTGAACGCGCCGCCGAGAGTCCCCAGGGCGGACCTGCGCCCGTTGCAGACGAAAGCCTGCACGGCGTGCTGCTCGTTAGCGGCGGCGCCGACGAAGGAGCCCGAGTTGTTGATGGCGTGAACCATATTGTGATTACCTTCGACGACTCCGAGGTCGATGACCCGAAAACGCGGAAGGCGTCCCATTTCCATCCCTTTCGTCACCGATCGCCTGTGGCTTCTCCAACTTCCGCACAAAGCGATGGCGAAGGCTCAGCGGCGGCCCAGCCGAGCCCGGCGACACACCGCGGAGCTCACGCAGCCCCGGGCTGGCGGACGAAGTAGTCCAGGTACAGGTCGACCGTCTGAATCGCTTCCCGCAAGTCGCCGGCGTACCCTTCCGCCACCACTTCTCCGGTGGCGTCAGTACGGATGGTGTAGGAGTAGCAAGGCAGATCGTGAAACACCTTTATGAAGTTGCCGACTTCGCCGCGAAACG
The window above is part of the Terriglobia bacterium genome. Proteins encoded here:
- a CDS encoding multicopper oxidase domain-containing protein, which codes for MLVRKAVVWSLVVLGQILLAIAPASARAAAQRAPSGGKVHTYFVAADEVDWDYTPDGLDRITGKPFAGYAKTFVEGGPQRIGHIYRKALYREYTDDTFAQLKPRPADQQYLGSLGPVLRGEVGDTIRVVFKNHASRPYGMHPHGVFYNKDSEGALYNDGTSGADKADDAVPPGSIHVYTWKIPQRAGPGPSDPSSIVWLYHSHTEEMRDVNSGLIGAIIVTGKGMARPDGTPKDVDREFLSLFMIYDENQSHYLDYNIQHFAGDPAGVKKLDLEPRDTDDMFSLIGVGFAPSNFKSTINGYLAGNGPMTSMKLGERVRWYLVTLGEGINFHTPHWHGNVVLDHGRRTDVIALSPAQMDTVDMVPDAPGIWLYHCHISDHMDMGMVTRYQVLP
- a CDS encoding PEP-CTERM sorting domain-containing protein, with translation MSLAVVLFVCAGTAVADTVAVGDPVVFGSWQQGFHAFNMTFDSFGIVMLSGTLESPGTNGFSNGSWGANFVFPWYATATGNTLTDLTFSALFSGSPNDPLSFTIYFYDAGALIETDTASWHPAIGWDIQEGGAQVPEPGSLALFGSGLTAIAFRIRKRWAA